GCTGCTGTTTAGTGAGTTTGTATTTTTCTGCAATTATATTAAGGTCAGGTTCACAGGTACCACCAAGCCATCCTTGCACGACATCAAGCTTATCAGTCATGTCTAAGGTTTTTGCAAAGTCCGCAACATCATGATCATGTATCTCTAAAAGATAGTGAATGTTTTGCCTTATGTAATCTTGCCGGAAATTTATAAATCTTTTCTCGAGCATTTCTTTAAAAGATTGGTCTTCTAAAATTAGATCGCTGATCGTTATGGGGTTGTGAGTTAAGTAAGTGTGATTATAGATTTTTAGATATTCTTCAATTTTTGATTTTGGAATTTTTGCATCGCCACTAATCCATCGAGAAACGCTGCTACTCGTGCGTTTAAAGGCTGTTGAGATGTCTTTATGTGTCATCCCATGTTTTAAAACACCCTGTAACAAAAGAGGCCATCGCGATTTAATTTTTTCGATTTGCTTTGGGTTGAGGGCTTTTAGAGTCTTTTGCATTTTTTTATCACCTTTTCAGGTTTCATCTTTGAAAGAATCTGAGTTGCGATTTAATTCCGAAGATCGAAAACGGAATTGCATAATTGGGTTGTTTTTTCAAAAATGCAACGAGTTTTTATGATTTTTCTAGATTTTTTGCGTAATTTTCTTTTCTATTTTTGAAAAAGTTTTGCGCATTAAATTAATATGTGAAATCTAGCAAAGGGTGTTGACAGTGAATTTCTTTGATGACACGCTGCATGTGTGTTCAGGGAAACTTGTACAATCGGAATTAGCCTAGGGGCTCGTTTCTTTATCTGTATAGAGAAATAGAGCCCCTGACATTTCCTGGATGTCAGGGGCGAAACCGATAGTAGTAGAAACCATAGGTGGTCATTCCATCGGCTCCAGCGGGGTAAACCCGCCAGAGATATTATAATGAAAGCGCCTCGCCAAAGGCAAATTCACTGTCTTCTTTCTTACGGAAGAAATCCTGCTTTGTCAAAACAAAGTGGGGCCGATGGTTTGACCTCCTTCAAAGCCAAGGAGGTAATTCTATGGCTAATGATGTTAGATCAAGCTCAGAGCTCGATAGTTTTAGAGCGTCTGTGGCCTCAGAAAACCCACTCATTTCTAAAGCAAAAGCTGCTCTGCCTGTGAGCAAAGCGGATATGGTGATGATTGCGGCTGAGTATTTGCCCGTTCTTTCGGAAGAAGAGGCCGAACTCAATAGGTCTTGTGACGCAATTTTAGCTGAAATTGAATTGCTTGAAAATGAACTCCTGCAAGTCGGCATAGGTCTAGGTTGTTTTACGGAGGAGGAGCTTAATCCTTCTCCTGCGCCAAAGCCTGATTTGCCCCGAGCGACTTTTAGTGTCGTTGAGATGATCAAGGAGGCGGCGCAATGACACCAGTTTCAAAAGAAGCGGCTATCGGGAAGGTTCTTCAACTTGCCAAAAAGAACATCACAAGTCTTTCAGATCAAGCTTGGGTTTTGAGCATCTCGGTAGTGTTTTTTGTGATTGCCTTTCTTGGCGAGTTCATTTTACCTTTCAAGTTTTTTCTTGAGCAAGCAAAGGATGCTCACGGGCAATATACACTTGTTGATCTTCTTGAAGTGATCGTAAAAACATTCACACTGTATTCGCCTGCTTTTCTGACGAAAATATCAATCGATTTGATAATCGAATCTTTTAAATCAAAGCCCACAAATCAGAGTGTTTTTCGGGCTAAGCAACCAGTGCGCCTTATAACTGGTGTCGTTCTGCTCGTTTTCTCTATCCATGTTTCAATTGCAATCGGTCATGCGATTGTGACGCCAACGGTTTATTCAATGGTTGAGGAGCATGTGGAAAAGCTTGAGGACGGGCCAATTGCCGATCAGTCAGTAGAAATCTCGAATATTCCAGCATTCAGTATTTGGGGAATGCAATATTCTTTCCCCCGAACGGCAGGGGAATTTTTAAATCCAGACACTCTAACAAGCCAAGCTATGTGGTTGGCATACCTTCCCTTAACTTGCGCCTTTGTAATGACGTTTGTGTATTACCGCATTTCAAAGGCACTAAGGCGCCGCCGCGAATATCAAGACTGGCTAATCGCAAAGCAAAAAATTGAAAAACTTGGCGCTTTACGCATCAAGTTGGCGGAGAAAAAAGCAACGTTACAAAAACTTCAAGAAAACCGTTTAGCAAGGTTGCAAGCTCATTGTGCCAAAGTCTTGTCAGGTTATGACGAAGCTTTGAATGCAATGCTGGCACTTGATAGCCAACGAGCGGCATTTTTGGACCCCAATTATCAGGAAAGCATCAAGGATGGACAATCTCTTCATTGTCAGGTGCCATTTATTAACCTTGATGAAGGCCTTCGAGAGAGGCTTTTAGAAGCAAAAAAATCAGTGGAAACAATTGAGCTTCCTTCATCTCTAAGCCTGCAGTCCGCCCTTTAGAATAAGGAAAATTTGAAATGCAAAAAATTGTTTACATGAGCCTTGTTATTCTGTGCGCAATCTATACGGGTTCTTCTGAGGCATATGAAATTAAAAAGAACCTTGTCGTAGGGGTGGATATTAGTGATGACAGCGCGATCTTTACCAATCCTCAATTTATTCAGAAAGCCAGCAAGTATATTCGGAGTAAGGTAGAGAAATTACCGACGATCTCGAAAGTTCATGCCGTAACCTTTGGTGCCTGCGCGGGGTATTTGGAGAGTAGGGGCTATGACGTCAAAAGGGTCGCCCCTTTGGACCCGCAATCACCTTATAGGTTTAATCCGCTTCATAGAGCTAGGACTTATGAGGAACTTATGTCTTTGGGACAAACTTTGATTAAAGTGCCAGATGGGAATAACCGTGTGTTTTCTCTAGCAGCAATCAATACTCTGGCTTGTTTTTCTCGTGCACTCCATTCATTTAGTCCTGAGCACGCTGGCTTAGATGAAATTTTACACTTGGCACGTCGGGCTCAATTTTCCGAAAAAGAAGTTACTGATTTGATTTTACAAGTTGATGATCAAGCCGTCCAAGACAGCTGGTTATCAATCGTTAAAGATGCAAGTAAAGGTGGAGTGTTAAATGGCTCAATGAGTGAGTTGCAGCTTGCCTTAACCCTTTTTAACGACCCGGTGATTTGTCAAAATACAACAAATGACAATTTGGGTGAATTTCCGACTTTGCGCAAAAAGAAAACTGCAATTTTCCTTGAATTGAATGAAAAATCAGCAGAGACGCATGGTATGACATATCTTGCCCCCTTCTTCTCTCAGGTGTTCGACAGTTTACTGTCTGACAAAAATTCAGAATTGGGGCTGAATGTGAAATTGTATTTAGACGAAGCCGCACATTTTTTACCACACATTTCATCTGCTGCAATGGCGTACGCAAC
This sequence is a window from Terasakiella sp. SH-1. Protein-coding genes within it:
- a CDS encoding type IV secretory system conjugative DNA transfer family protein gives rise to the protein MQKIVYMSLVILCAIYTGSSEAYEIKKNLVVGVDISDDSAIFTNPQFIQKASKYIRSKVEKLPTISKVHAVTFGACAGYLESRGYDVKRVAPLDPQSPYRFNPLHRARTYEELMSLGQTLIKVPDGNNRVFSLAAINTLACFSRALHSFSPEHAGLDEILHLARRAQFSEKEVTDLILQVDDQAVQDSWLSIVKDASKGGVLNGSMSELQLALTLFNDPVICQNTTNDNLGEFPTLRKKKTAIFLELNEKSAETHGMTYLAPFFSQVFDSLLSDKNSELGLNVKLYLDEAAHFLPHISSAAMAYATLRRRNVSIMTCLQSLAQAEDIPKYQTILDNCWVKNFLNINNPKSLSQISQLMGLTEKEEGGRIIQRELMSAAEIAKMKNGSAICLINGLNPIFIDGLNGFFDDETLSKRAHLPVYSNNSSQIVTMSPRLLSPKMET